From Papaver somniferum cultivar HN1 unplaced genomic scaffold, ASM357369v1 unplaced-scaffold_99, whole genome shotgun sequence, the proteins below share one genomic window:
- the LOC113346481 gene encoding protein CELLULOSE SYNTHASE INTERACTIVE 3-like isoform X3 — protein sequence MSKFPSPEPRERVSPSSPRQMDLNGTSPMDNPESTTARVAQFVEQLHAKMSSPHEKELITARLLGIARARKDARTVIGSHPQAMPLFVSILRSGTTVAKLNVAATLSALCKEDSLRLKVLLGGCIPSLLSLLKSESFDARKAAAEAIYEVSSGGLSDDHVGMKIFVTEGVVPTLWEQLNPKNKQDKVVEGFVTGALRNICGDKDGYWRTTLDAGGVEIIMGLLSSDNITAQSNAASLLARLMLAFPDSIHKVIDAGVLKILLRLIGRENDISVRVSVADALESFSSKSTTGRKAMVDADGIPILIGAVVAPSKEGIQGEGGRLLQGHATRALANICGGMPALILYLGDLSQSPRLSAPVADIIGALAYTLMIFEQDTNKEEASFDVTQLEDILMMLLKPRDNKLVQERVLEALASLYGNTHISKWLNHSDAKRVLTGLIITVSTDVQEFLILSLTSLCSDGIGVWEALEKREGIQLLISLLGLSSEQHQEHAVALLAILTDQTDDSKWAITAAGGIPPLVQLLETGSLKAREDSARVLWNLCSHSEDIRICVESAGAIPAFLCLLKSGGFGGQETSARALTKLIRSADAATLNQLLALLYGNTPRSKVHIVRVLGHVLNMASHEDLVQKGAPANKVVKSLVEALESSNKESQESAASVLTNLFDSRQDISDSLGVDETIHPRMKLLTSKTQEVNTQSAKGLRKIPQSSVPRSTRSASVMQSSTNINDTNKKYEGDVKSLIKIAKTSSIGSAETAVASLANLLSHPHIAEEALAGDVISALTRVFGEGTSEGKRNAARALHHLMNHFPIDEVLSGNAQRRFVVLALVDSLSSMDLDEPDSVDVLDVVAMLARTKDAVNFSCPPWSVFTEVPSSLEALIRCLAEGLPPAQDKAIEILSRVCSDLPVLLGDLLVGTIRCITSLANRIMNSSSLEVRVGGSALLICATKEHKQQSMSALNASGFMKPLIYSLVDMMKINSSCASLEIEVKTPRGYIERTFFDEGCDFEVPDPATVLGSTVALWLLSIISSFHKKNILTVMEAGGLEALYDKLTSYTSNPQQNEFGDTEGIWISSLLLSILFQDATVVMSPATMRIIPSLAFLLRSDEIIDRYFSAQAMASLVNGGNKGIHMAIANSDAVAGLISLIGYIESDMPNLVALSQEFSLLRNPDRVVLEHLFDIEDVRVGSIARKSIPLLVDLLRPMPDRPGAPPFAVSLLIRIAEENDENKLAIAEAGALDALPKYLSLSPQDSAETTVVELLRILFMNPELICHEASISSLNQLIAVLRLGSRSARFSAVRTLHLLFDAQRIRDSESAKQAIQPLVDMLDAGGSEKEQQTALLVLIKLTSGNSSNAVALADVEGDPLHSLCKVLLSATSSLELKRDAAQLCFILFSNKKVRATETASECIKPLLLLMQSNSTSAMESGALAFNRLLDDEQQVELAASSYEIVDLLVGLVSSNNNRLTEACISILIKLGKDRTPCKLDMVKAGIVENCLELLPNSPGSLCSMVAELFRILTNSSGIARSPAAAKTVEPLFILLPRPDIDMWGQHSALQALVNILEKPQSLSTLRLTPSQVIEPLIACLQSPSQTIQQLGTEVLSHLLAQERFQQDITSQNAVVPLVQLAGIGILNLQQTAIKALESISRSWPEVVAFAGGIFEFSKVIIQDDPQPSHELWESAALVLSNILRFNTEYYFKVPLVVLVRMLHSNMESTITLALNALIVVQEGTDASSSELLAEAGAVDALLDLLRSHQCEEISGKLLEALFNNARVREMKVTKLAIAPLSQYLLDPETKSQPGKLLAALSLEDIFQHEGHARSRDSVSACRALLRLLEDQPTEPMSMVAVSALQNLVKHSRTNKRAVAEAGGILIIQGLLLSSNSEIAAQAALLVKFLFSNHTLQEYVSNDLIRSLTAAVGKEFSATSINEEVLSTIKVIFSNFPKLHASEAATLVIPHLVVGLKTGTVASQELVLDILCILRHSWSFIPTDISKAQAMAAAEAIPIFQLLMKSCPPSFHERVDALLHCLPGCLTVTIKRGCNLKQSVGTTNSFCRLTIGNGPPRQTKVVSHSTSPEWKEGFTWAFDVPPKGQKLQIICKSKNTFGKSTLGRVTLPIDRVVIDGVHSGVFSLKSDSNKDGSSRTLEIEITWSNRITNDKIRK from the exons ATGTCGAAATTTCCCTCGCCTGAACCTCGAGAACGTGTTTCACCATCTTCTCCCCGACAAAT GGATTTAAATGGAACATCACCAATGGATAATCCAGAAAGTACAACAGCAAGGGTTGCTCAATTTGTTGAGCAGCTGCATGCCAAAATGTCTTCACCACATGAAAAGGAGCTTATTACAGCACGATTGCTTGGTATTGCCAGAGCAAGAAAGGATGCAAGGACGGTTATTGGTTCGCATCCACAGGCAATGCCACTGTTCGTGTCAATTTTGAGAAGTGGAACAACCGTAGCGAAACTTAATGTTGCTGCAACTTTGAGTGCTCTTTGCAAGGAAGACAGTTTACGTCTAAAGGTGCTTTTGGGAGGATGCATACCCTCTTTACTGTCACTACTTAAGTCTGAATCTTTCGATGCCAGGAAAGCTGCTGCAGAAGCTATCTATGAAGTGTCGTCTGGAGGTCTGTCAGATGATCATGTAGGCATGAAAATATTTGTTACTGAAGGTGTAGTTCCCACATTATGGGAGCAGCTCAATCCAAAAAACAAGCAGGACAAAGTGGTAGAGGGATTTGTTACTGGGGCTTTGAGAAACATTTGTGGAGACAAGGACGGATATTGGAGGACCACACTTGATGCAGGGGGAGTAGAGATCATTATGGGTCTTCTTTCTTCTGATAATATCACCGCCCAATCAAATGCAGCTTCTCTATTAGCTCGTTTGATGTTGGCTTTTCCAGATAGCATCCATAAAGTTATCGACGCAGGAGTTCTTAAAATCTTGCTTCGTTTGATAGGACGGGAAAATGATATTTCAGTTCGTGTTAGTGTTGCCGACGCATTGGAGTCATTTTCCTCAAAATCAACCACGGGAAGGAAAGCTATGGTTGATGCAGACGGGATACCTATTCTGATTGGAGCTGTTGTAGCTCCTTCTAAAGAGGGCATACAAGGTGAGGGCGGCCGATTACTACAGGGACATGCTACACGTGCACTAGCAAATATTTGTGGTGGAATGCCAgctttaatactttatcttggaGACTTGTCTCAATCGCCTCGTTTATCTGCTCCGGTTGCTGATATAATTGGAGCACTTGCTTATACATTGATGATCTTTGAGCAAGATACTAATAAGGAGGAGGCATCATTTGATGTAACTCAATTAGAAGATATTCTTATGATGCTGTTGAAGCCTCGGGATAATAAGCTAGTTCAAGAGCGTGTTCTTGAGGCCTTAGCAAGTCTGTATGGTAATACCCACATCTCAAAGTGGCTTAATCATTCAGATGCCAAGAGGGTTCTCACTGGGTTGATAATTACAGTTTCTACTGATGTTCAAGAGTTCCTGATACTCTCTTTGACAAGCTTGTGTAGTGATGGAATAGGGGTTTGGGAGGCCCTTGAAAAGAGAGAGGGAATTCAATTGCTGATATCGTTGTTGGGATTATCAAGTGAGCAACATCAAGAGCATGCTGTTGCATTGCTAGCAATTTTGACCGACCAAACTGATGATAGTAAGTGGGCAATCACTGCTGCAGGTGGAATCCCTCCACTTGTGCAGTTATTAGAAACGGGGTCACTGAAAGCAAGAGAGGATTCTGCACGTGTGTTGTGGAATTTGTGCAGTCATAGTGAAGATATTCGTATCTGTGTCGAAAGTGCAGGAGCAATTCCAGCTTTCTTATGTCTTCTTAAAAGTGGTGGATTTGGAGGACAAGAAACTTCTGCGAGGGCACTCACAAAGCTTATCAGATCAGCGGACGCTGCTACTCTTAATCAGTTGCTAGCTTTGCTGTATGGGAACACACCACGCTCAAAAGTCCACATTGTCAGGGTGTTGGGTCATGTCCTCAATATGGCATCCCACGAGGATCTTGTGCAGAAGGGAGCACCTGCTAATAAAGTCGTTAAGTCCCTTGTCGAGGCTCTCGAGTCATCGAATAAAGAATCTCAAGAGAGTGCTGCTTCTGTCTTAACAAACCTATTTGATAGCAGGCAGGATATTTCTGATAGTCTTGGGGTTGACGAAACTATTCATCCTCGTATGAAGCTTTTGACAAGCAAAACTCAGGAAGTTAATACACAATCAGCTAAGGGATTGAGAAAAATACCCCAATCAAGTGTACCCAGATCAACTCGTTCTGCCAGTGTAATGCAGAGTTCAACAAATATAAATGATACAAACAAAAAGTACGAAGGGGATGTTAAGTCCCTTATCAAGATTGCAAAAACTTCTTCTATTGGTTCAGCTGAGACTGCAGTTGCTTCCCTCGCTAACCTTCTTTCTCATCCTCACATTGCTGAAGAAGCTCTAGCAGGAGATGTTATATCTGCTTTGACCAGAGTGTTCGGAGAAGGGACATCGGAAGGTAAGAGAAACGCAGCACGTGCCCTTCACCATCTGATGAACCATTTCCCTATAGATGAGGTGCTTAGTGGTAATGCTCAACGTCGTTTTGTTGTTCTTGCACTTGTTGATTCTTTATCCTCTATGGACTTGGATGAACCTGATTCTGTTGACGTTCTAGACGTGGTTGCCATGCTGGCTAGGACTAAAGATGCTGTGAACTTCTCTTGTCCACCATGGTCTGTCTTTACTGAGGTTCCATCAAGTTTAGAGGCATTAATCCGGTGCCTCGCTGAAGGCCTTCCTCCAGCACAAGATAAGGCAATTGAGATACTTTCGAGGGTCTGTAGTGATTTACCAGTTTTGCTTGGCGATCTTTTGGTTGGAACAATTAGGTGCATCACTTCCTTAGCGAATAGGATAATGAACTCATCTAGTTTGGAAGTAAGAGTTGGAGGGTCAGCATTACTTATTTGTGCTACTAAGGAACATAAGCAGCAATCAATGAGTGCCCTGAATGCATCTGGCTTTATGAAACCTCTCATTTATTCCCTAGTAGATATGATGAAGATAAACTCTAGTTGTGCTTCTCTTGAGATTGAAGTCAAAACTCCTAGAGGTTATATAGAAAGAACGTTTTTTGACGAAGGTTGTGATTTTGAAGTCCCTGATCCAGCAACTGTTTTGGGGAGTACAGTTGCCTTGTGGTTATTGTCTATAATTTCTTCATTTCATAAAAAGAACATTCTTACTGTCATGGAAGCAGGTGGTTTAGAAGCTCTCTATGATAAGCTTACTAGTTACACCTCCAATCCACAG CAGAATGAATTTGGAGATACAGAgggtatttggattagttctttgcTATTATCTATTTTATTCCAGGATGCTACTGTGGTGATGTCTCCTGCTACGATGCGCATCATACCTTCACTTGCTTTTCTCTTAAGGTCTGACGAAATTATTGATCGATACTTCTCTGCACAAGCAATGGCCAGTCTTGTAAATGGTGGAAATAAAGGAATACATATGGCAATTGCAAATTCTGATGCAGTTGCTGGTTTGATTAGCCTCATTGGTTATATAGAATCAGATATGCCCAATCTTGTAGCACTATCTCAAGAATTTTCACTTTTACGCAATCCTGATAGAGTTGTTCTGGAGCACTTATTTGACATTGAAGATGTAAGAGTTGGATCTATTGCGAGGAAGTCTATACCTCTTCTAGTAGACCTTTTGAGACCAATGCCAGATAGACCAGGTGCTCCTCCATTTGCTGTTTCCCTTCTGATCCGTATCGCTGAGGAGAATGATGAGAATAAACTGGCTATAGCCGAAGCTGGAGCTCTAGATGCATTACCTAAATATCTGTCTTTGAGTCCTCAAGACTCAGCTGAGACTACCGTAGTTGAACTACTGAGGATTTTGTTTATGAACCCTGAACTGATTTGCCATGAAGCGTCCATCAGTTCCTTGAATCAACTGATTGCTGTTCTACGTTTAGGGTCAAGAAGCGCTAGATTCAGTGCTGTTAGGACACTCCATTTACTTTTTGATGCTCAGAGAATTAGAGACAGTGAATCAGCAAAGCAAGCCATACAACCATTAGTTGACATGCTTGATGCTGGTGGATCAGAGAAAGAACAACAAACTGCTCTCCTAGTTTTGATAAAGTTGACTTCCGGAAATTCTTCAAATGCAGTAGCATTAGCAGATGTCGAAGGAGATCCACTTCACAGCCTGTGCAAGGTTTTATTATCCGCCACCTCTTCATTGGAGCTGAAGAGAGATGCTGCACAGCTCTGCTTTATTTTGTTCAGCAACAAAAAAGTGCGAGCTACTGAAACCGCCTCGGAATGTATAAAACCCCTTCTGTTATTAATGCAATCAAATTCAACTTCTGCAATGGAGTCGGGTGCCTTGGCTTTTAATAGGCTGTTGGATGACGAGCAACAGGTAGAACTTGCAGCATCTTCTTATGAAATCGTGGATCTTCTTGTTGGATTGGTTTCTAGTAATAACAATCGTCTTACAGAGGCTTGCATCAGCATTCTTATAAAGTTGGGGAAAGATCGCACTCCTTGCAAACTCGATATGGTGAAAGCAGGAATAGTTGAAAACTGTCTAGAGTTACTTCCTAATTCACCTGGGTCTCTATGCTCCATGGTTGCAGAGTTGTTCCGAATATTAACTAATAGTAGCGGGATTGCGAGAAGTCCTGCTGCTGCAAAAACTGTTGAACCTCTTTTCATCCTTTTACCGCGTCCAGATATCGACATGTGGGGACAGCATAGTGCCTTGCAAGCACTAGTAAATATTCTGGAGAAGCCCCAAAGCCTTTCAACCTTGAGATTAACTCCTAGCCAAGTAATTGAACCTTTGATAGCGTGTCTACAGTCCCCTTCACAAACCATTCAACAACTTGGTACCGAAGTACTATCACATCTTTTAGCACAGGAACGTTTTCAACAAGATATTACCTCACAAAATGCAGTTGTGCCTCTTGTTCAGCTTGCTGGAATTGGGATACTGAACTTGCAGCAAACGGCAATTAAGGCCTTAGAGAGTATCTCCAGGAGTTGGCCAGAGGTTGTTGCTTTTGCCGGGGGTATCTTTGAGTTTTCCAAAGTTATTATTCAGGATGACCCTCAGCCTTCTCATGAATTATGGGAATCTGCTGCGTTGGTTCTGTCAAATATTTTGCGGTTCAATACGGAGTACTACTTCAAAGTTCCTTTGGTAGTCCTTGTGAGAATGTTGCACTCCAACATGGAGAGTACAATAACTCTAGCGCTGAATGCTTTAATAGTTGTCCAAGAGGGTACTGATGCTTCAAGTTCTGAACTCTTGGCCGAGGCTGGTGCCGTGGATGCACTGCTGGACCTTTTAAGGTCCCACCAATGCGAAGAAATATCTGGAAAACTACTTGAAGCTTTGTTTAATAATGCGAGGGTGAGAGAAATGAAGGTCACAAAGCTTGCTATAGCACCATTATCTCAGTATCTGCTGGATCCAGAAACCAAATCGCAACCCGGTAAGCTTCTTGCCGCACTTTCTCTTGAGGACATATTCCAGCACGAAGGACATGCTAGATCCAGAGATTCAGTATCCGCATGTCGAGCACTATTGAGGTTACTTGAGGACCAGCCGACTGAGCCCATGAGCATGGTAGCTGTGTCTGCACTGCAAAACTTGGTTAAGCACAGTAGGACAAACAAACGAGCGGTTGCAGAAGCAGGTGGGATATTGATAATACAGGGATTGCTACTGTCATCAAATTCAGAAATTGCTGCACAGGCAGCACTGCTGGTTAAATTCCTATTTTCCAATCACACGCTCCAAGAGTATGTTTCAAATGATTTGATCAGGTCTTTGACAG CTGCAGTCGGGAAAGAGTTCTCTGCAACAAGTATAAATGAAGAGGTCTTGTCAACCATAAAAGTGATATTCAGTAATTTCCCTAAGCTGCATGCATCAGAAGCGGCAACCCTCGTCATTCCTCACTTGGTTGTAGGACTGAAGACTGGGACTGTAGCTTCCCAGGAGTTGGTGTTGGATATTCTATGCATATTAAGACATTCATGGTCATTCATTCCTACAGATATTTCTAAGGCTCAAGCCATGGCTGCTGCAGAAGCTATTCCGATATTCCAATTACTAATGAAAAGTTGTCCACCAAGTTTTCATGAGAGAGTAGATGCCCTTTTGCATTGCTTACCTGGTTGTTTAACTGTCACTATCAAGCGTGGATGCAACTTGAAGCAGAGTGTTGGTACCACAAATTCCTTTTGCCGGTTGACGATAGGAAATGGTCCTCCAAGGCAAACTAAA GTAGTGAGCCACAGTACAAGTCCAGAATGGAAGGAAGGGTTCACTTGGGCATTTGATGTACCACCAAAGGGACAGAAACTTCAGATTATATGCAAAAGCAAAAATACATTTGGGAAG TCAACTCTTGGGAGAGTAACACTACCGATAGACAGAGTCGTAATAGATGGAGTACATAGTGGAGTTTTCAGCTTAAAGAGCGACAGCAATAAGGATGGGTCATCTAGAACACTTGAAATTGAGATCACCTGGTCTAACAGGATAACAAACGATAAGATTCGAAAATGA